DNA from Candidatus Eisenbacteria bacterium:
CCGCCGCTCGGGCTCCTGGAGCCGCTCGCGACCGGGAAGACGATTCCCGCCGAGACCATGAAGACGGTCCTCGCGATGACGGATCTGCTGCGCGCCGAGCTTCCGAAGATGCTCGAGGAGCACAAAGGGATCCGCGCCGCGGTCCAGAAGCTCGCGGAGGCGGCGCGCGCGGAGAAGTCGACCCAGGCGGAGCGGCTCGCCAAGGAGCTTGCGGCGCACGCCCGAAGCGAGGAGGAGGTTCTGTACCCTGCCGCCATCCTCGTCGGCGACATCCTCCGCATGCGGCATGCGGCCAAGTAAGTGAACATCGCCCTCGCCTCCCCCCGCGTCGCGGAATCCTTGGACGCTGGGCTCGCCCGTGTGGGGAAGCTCATGTCCGAGGCCTCTTCCCGTGACGCCCGGATCGTGTGCTTTCCGGAGGCCTACCTGCCCGGCCTGCGCGGACTCGACTTCGAGGTGCCGCCCGCGGACCGCGCGCAGCAGGATCGCGCGCTCGAGACGATCCAGCAGTGGGCGCGCACGTTCCGGATCGCGACGATCTTCAGCATGGAACGGATCACGGCGGGCGGGAGCCAGATCGCGGCGTACGTCGTGGACGCGGAAGGCGGCCTTCTGGGATATCAGACCAAGAACCAGCTCGCGCCGAGCGAGGATCCCTATTACATCCCGGGCACGACACGCCGCATGTTCGAGATCGACGGGCTTCGCTTCGGGATCGTGATCTGCCACGAGGGATGGCGCTATCCCGAGACGGTTCGCTGGGCCGCCGTGCGCGGCGCGAAGATCGTGTTCCATCCGCAGCACTCGGGCAGCGACTTCGAGGGGAACGGGCTCCCCTCCCAGTGGGGCGACCCGCATGGGGCGTACTACGAGAAGGCCATGATGTTGCGGAGCATCGAGAACGGGATCTACTTCGCGAGCGTGAATTACGCGCTCCGCTACCCCGAGTCCGCGACCAGCCTCATCGACCCGGCGGGCCGGTGTCAGGCGTATCTCCCCTATGGAGAGGAAGGCGTCCTGGTCCAGTCGATCCGGCTGGAGGAGGCCACGGGGCTCCTCGCGAAGCGTTACGCGCCCGACCGGTACAAAGAAGACGCGTCGTGATCGCGTTCGTCTCCCCGACCCACGTCATGCACGCCCCCGAATACGAGTTTCACCGCGGGGAGCGCGTGCCGTGCTTCGAGACCCCCAAGCGCGCGGAGATCGTGCACGCGGAGCTGACGGCGCGCGGGCACGAGATCCGGATGCCGACCCACAGCTCGTCGGGACTCCTCCCGCGCGTGCACTCGGAGCGCTATCTGAGTTTCCTGGAGTCCGCGTGGGATCAGTGGGTCGCGATGGACCCGGCGAACGGAAGGGTTCAGCCCTTTCCCGCGGTATGGCCCGTGAGGACGCTCCGGACGGACCTCGAGCCGGACAACTTCACCGCGAGGCTCGGGCTCTATTCCATGGACAACGAGTCGCCGTTCGT
Protein-coding regions in this window:
- a CDS encoding hemerythrin domain-containing protein, encoding PPLGLLEPLATGKTIPAETMKTVLAMTDLLRAELPKMLEEHKGIRAAVQKLAEAARAEKSTQAERLAKELAAHARSEEEVLYPAAILVGDILRMRHAAK
- a CDS encoding carbon-nitrogen hydrolase family protein, with the translated sequence MNIALASPRVAESLDAGLARVGKLMSEASSRDARIVCFPEAYLPGLRGLDFEVPPADRAQQDRALETIQQWARTFRIATIFSMERITAGGSQIAAYVVDAEGGLLGYQTKNQLAPSEDPYYIPGTTRRMFEIDGLRFGIVICHEGWRYPETVRWAAVRGAKIVFHPQHSGSDFEGNGLPSQWGDPHGAYYEKAMMLRSIENGIYFASVNYALRYPESATSLIDPAGRCQAYLPYGEEGVLVQSIRLEEATGLLAKRYAPDRYKEDAS